In one Pseudomonas hydrolytica genomic region, the following are encoded:
- a CDS encoding isopenicillin N synthase family dioxygenase has protein sequence MAHTHFTSIPLIDVSGLYSEHPAERRLVADELGRAAREVGFLQITGHGIARELRDGLVDQARRFFARPLEEKMRFYIGQSSNHSGYVPEGEEQFVGGSKDLKEAYDVNYDYTEAAQVYPLLGPTQWPDSADFKREVSAYYRAALALGDTLFRGFALALGLAEDTFAGITRQPTSQLRMIHYPLAPDPVADRPGIGAHTDYECFTILLPTAEGLQVLNGDGQWIDVPLVEDAFVINIGDMLEVLSNGHFVATSHRVRKVSEERFAFPLFCACDYPTRIAPIPGLPPRGERVYAPVSCGDHLFAQTAQTFRYLRERLEDGSLQLPDGAAGLSSFGQGGREVTA, from the coding sequence ATGGCGCATACCCATTTCACCTCGATTCCCCTGATCGACGTCTCGGGCTTGTATAGCGAGCATCCTGCCGAGCGCCGGCTCGTAGCCGATGAGCTGGGCCGTGCCGCGCGCGAGGTCGGCTTTCTGCAGATCACCGGGCACGGCATTGCGCGTGAGCTGCGCGACGGTTTGGTCGACCAGGCGCGCCGCTTCTTCGCACGCCCGCTGGAGGAGAAGATGCGCTTTTACATCGGCCAGTCGAGCAACCACAGCGGCTACGTGCCGGAGGGCGAGGAGCAGTTTGTCGGCGGCAGCAAGGATCTGAAAGAGGCCTACGACGTCAATTACGACTACACCGAGGCGGCTCAGGTCTATCCGCTGCTGGGCCCGACGCAGTGGCCGGACTCGGCGGACTTCAAGCGCGAGGTCAGTGCCTACTACCGCGCCGCGCTGGCGCTGGGCGACACGCTGTTTCGCGGCTTCGCCCTGGCGCTGGGGCTGGCCGAGGACACCTTCGCCGGCATCACCCGGCAGCCCACCAGCCAGCTGCGCATGATCCATTACCCGCTCGCCCCCGATCCGGTGGCCGACCGTCCCGGTATCGGCGCGCACACCGACTACGAATGCTTCACCATCCTGCTACCCACCGCCGAAGGTTTGCAGGTGCTCAACGGCGACGGGCAGTGGATCGACGTGCCGCTGGTGGAGGACGCCTTCGTGATCAATATCGGCGACATGCTGGAGGTGCTCAGCAACGGCCATTTCGTCGCCACCTCGCACCGCGTGCGCAAGGTCAGCGAGGAGCGCTTCGCCTTCCCACTGTTCTGCGCCTGCGACTACCCGACGCGCATCGCGCCGATCCCCGGTCTGCCGCCGCGCGGTGAGCGGGTGTACGCGCCGGTGAGCTGTGGCGACCACCTGTTCGCGCAGACGGCGCAGACCTTCCGCTATCTGCGAGAGCGGCTGGAGGACGGCTCACTGCAATTGCCGGATGGTGCGGCGGGTTTGTCCAGCTTTGGTCAAGGCGGCCGGGAGGTGACGGCATGA
- a CDS encoding urea amidolyase associated protein UAAP2, with product MSLTASNLHPETASFRHTIPAGEPYLFEVKAGQTLRLHDLEGNQAIDTLFFAAKNPRERFDPQRTLRKQNKVYLTTGTVLYSNLGKPLLTIVADTCGRHDTLGGACAQESNTVRYALEKRYMHSCRDNFLRASLHDGRLSKRDLGANINFFMNVPVTPEGGLTFEDGLSAPGKYVELKAETDVIVLISNCPQLNNPCNGWNPTPAEVLVWN from the coding sequence ATGAGCCTGACCGCAAGCAACCTGCATCCCGAGACCGCCAGCTTCCGCCACACCATCCCGGCGGGCGAGCCCTACCTGTTCGAGGTCAAGGCCGGGCAGACCCTGCGCCTGCATGACCTGGAAGGCAACCAGGCGATCGACACCCTGTTCTTCGCCGCGAAGAACCCGCGCGAACGCTTCGACCCGCAGCGCACCCTGCGCAAGCAGAACAAGGTTTACCTCACCACCGGCACGGTGCTCTACTCCAACCTCGGCAAACCGCTGCTGACCATAGTCGCCGACACCTGCGGCCGCCACGACACCCTCGGCGGCGCCTGCGCGCAGGAGAGCAACACCGTCAGGTATGCACTCGAGAAGCGCTATATGCACAGCTGCCGCGACAACTTCCTGCGCGCCAGCCTGCACGACGGCCGTCTGAGCAAGCGCGACCTCGGCGCCAATATCAATTTCTTCATGAACGTGCCGGTAACGCCGGAAGGCGGCCTGACCTTCGAGGACGGCCTCTCCGCGCCCGGCAAGTACGTGGAGCTCAAGGCCGAGACCGATGTCATCGTGCTGATCTCCAACTGCCCGCAACTGAACAACCCCTGCAACGGCTGGAACCCGACCCCGGCCGAAGTGCTGGTGTGGAACTGA
- a CDS encoding urea amidolyase associated protein UAAP1, translated as MTTALTLRPTLYEETVPGGGHTSFVLKRGQLLRITDIEGGANVSLLLFNALEKSERLNLPDTLKCQHTAKLTAGHCLYSDMGRVLAAITADTCGWHDSFGGVLSASEVLEKYGQGRYQELRNGFFRNGMDNLLVEMGKWDLNLQDLLMNLNLFSRVDVDADGVFHFQPNNSKAGDHIELYAPMDTLVVLTALQHPMDPNPQYAPKPVQLTWSKVASDGITLLCRTLRPENGRGFHNTERQYL; from the coding sequence ATGACAACTGCCCTCACCCTCCGCCCTACCCTCTATGAGGAAACTGTCCCCGGCGGCGGCCACACGTCCTTCGTGCTCAAGCGCGGCCAGTTGCTGCGCATCACCGATATCGAAGGCGGCGCCAACGTCAGCCTGCTGCTGTTCAACGCCCTCGAGAAAAGCGAGCGGCTGAACCTGCCCGATACCTTGAAATGCCAGCACACCGCCAAACTCACCGCCGGCCACTGCCTGTATTCGGACATGGGCCGCGTGCTGGCCGCCATCACCGCGGATACCTGTGGCTGGCACGACAGCTTCGGTGGAGTGCTATCGGCCTCCGAAGTGCTGGAGAAATACGGCCAGGGCCGCTATCAGGAACTGCGCAACGGCTTCTTCCGCAACGGCATGGACAACCTGCTGGTGGAAATGGGCAAGTGGGACCTCAACCTGCAAGACCTGTTGATGAACCTCAACCTGTTCAGCCGCGTGGACGTCGACGCCGATGGCGTATTCCACTTCCAGCCGAACAACTCCAAGGCCGGCGACCATATCGAGCTGTATGCGCCGATGGACACGCTGGTGGTGCTCACCGCCCTGCAGCACCCGATGGACCCCAACCCGCAGTACGCGCCCAAGCCGGTGCAATTGACCTGGAGCAAGGTCGCCAGCGACGGCATCACCCTGCTCTGCCGCACCTTGCGCCCGGAGAACGGCCGCGGCTTTCACAACACCGAACGTCAGTATCTCTGA
- a CDS encoding ABC transporter permease translates to MRLINRHPDRSGRLLLILLPFALLLFVYFSASTTRLAENPNDKLLPSASQMVDAIDRLAFTEDKRSGQYLFWQDTASSLQRLGMGLGIAALLGLVLGIAAGSIPLFGAPLSPLLTVLSMIPPLAILPILFIVFGLGELSKVMLIAIGITPCIARDIEQRAREIPGELLIKAQTLGANTWTLILRLVLPQLLPRLLISLRLMLGSAWLFLIAAEAIASTDGLGYRIFLVRRYMAMDVILPYVVWITLLAWLMDLGLRQVLRLCFPWHEGGKA, encoded by the coding sequence ATGCGCCTGATCAATCGCCACCCGGATCGCAGCGGCCGCCTGCTGCTGATCCTGCTGCCCTTCGCCCTGCTGCTGTTCGTCTACTTCAGTGCCTCGACCACCCGCCTGGCCGAAAACCCCAACGACAAGCTGCTGCCCAGCGCCAGCCAGATGGTCGATGCCATCGACCGCCTGGCCTTCACCGAGGACAAACGCAGCGGCCAGTACCTGTTCTGGCAGGACACCGCCTCCAGCCTGCAACGCCTGGGCATGGGCCTGGGCATCGCCGCGCTGCTGGGCCTGGTGCTGGGCATCGCCGCCGGCAGCATCCCGCTGTTCGGCGCACCGCTGTCACCGCTGCTCACGGTGCTGTCGATGATTCCGCCACTGGCCATCCTGCCGATCCTGTTCATCGTCTTCGGCCTGGGCGAGCTGTCCAAGGTGATGCTGATCGCCATCGGCATCACCCCCTGCATCGCCCGCGATATCGAACAGCGCGCCCGCGAGATTCCCGGCGAGCTGCTGATCAAGGCGCAGACCCTCGGCGCCAACACCTGGACGCTGATCCTGCGCCTGGTGCTGCCGCAGCTGCTGCCGCGCCTGCTGATCTCGCTGCGCCTGATGCTCGGCTCGGCCTGGCTGTTTCTGATCGCCGCCGAGGCCATCGCCTCGACCGACGGCCTCGGCTATCGCATCTTCCTGGTGCGCCGCTACATGGCCATGGACGTGATCCTGCCCTACGTGGTGTGGATCACCCTGCTGGCCTGGCTGATGGACCTGGGCCTGCGTCAGGTGCTGCGCCTGTGCTTCCCCTGGCATGAAGGAGGCAAGGCATGA
- a CDS encoding putative urea ABC transporter substrate-binding protein yields MRKYRLLSFAAAGLAALLSFSAHAEKKDSFSVCWTLYAGWMPWGYASTSGIIDKWAKKYGIDIDVVQLNDYVESINQYSVGQFDGCTMTNMDALTIPAAGGVDSTALIVGDYSNGNDGLLIKGEGKTLADLKGMQVNLVELSVSHYFLARALESAGMSERDVSVVNTSDADIIAAFSTPSVQAAATWNPMLAEIKAQPGSTEVFDSSKIPGEILDMMVVNTQTLKDNPDFGKALVGAWFEILDLMQSGTPQATEALTEMAKASGTDLAGFQAQLATTKLFYTPKETLDFVTSPALPETMTKVANFSFEHGILGEGARSADAIGMTFAGDVTTGDSANIKLRFDPSYIQMAVDGKL; encoded by the coding sequence ATGCGCAAGTACCGTCTGCTCTCCTTCGCCGCTGCCGGTCTGGCCGCGCTGCTCAGCTTCAGCGCCCACGCCGAGAAGAAAGACAGCTTCAGTGTCTGCTGGACGCTCTACGCCGGCTGGATGCCCTGGGGCTATGCCAGCACCTCCGGCATCATCGACAAATGGGCGAAGAAGTACGGCATCGACATCGATGTCGTGCAGCTCAACGACTACGTGGAATCCATCAACCAGTACAGCGTCGGCCAGTTCGACGGCTGCACCATGACCAACATGGACGCCCTGACCATTCCCGCCGCCGGCGGCGTGGACAGCACCGCGCTGATCGTCGGCGATTACTCCAACGGCAACGACGGCCTGCTGATCAAGGGCGAAGGCAAGACCCTGGCCGACCTCAAGGGCATGCAGGTCAACCTGGTGGAGCTGTCGGTATCCCACTACTTCCTCGCCCGCGCGCTGGAAAGCGCCGGCATGAGCGAGCGCGACGTGAGCGTGGTGAACACCTCCGACGCCGACATCATCGCCGCCTTCTCCACCCCCAGCGTGCAGGCCGCCGCCACCTGGAACCCGATGCTCGCCGAGATCAAGGCCCAGCCGGGCAGCACCGAGGTGTTCGACTCCTCGAAGATCCCCGGTGAAATCCTCGACATGATGGTGGTCAACACCCAGACGCTGAAGGACAACCCGGACTTCGGCAAAGCCCTGGTCGGCGCCTGGTTCGAGATTCTCGACCTGATGCAGTCCGGCACCCCGCAAGCCACCGAAGCGCTGACCGAAATGGCCAAGGCCTCCGGTACCGACCTGGCCGGATTCCAGGCCCAGCTGGCGACTACCAAGCTGTTCTACACACCCAAGGAAACCCTGGACTTCGTCACCAGCCCGGCCCTGCCGGAGACCATGACCAAGGTCGCCAACTTCAGCTTCGAGCACGGCATCCTCGGTGAAGGCGCGCGCAGCGCTGACGCCATCGGCATGACCTTCGCGGGCGACGTGACTACCGGCGACAGCGCCAACATCAAGCTGCGCTTCGACCCGAGCTACATACAGATGGCCGTCGACGGCAAGCTCTGA
- a CDS encoding ABC transporter ATP-binding protein, translating into MSESSATAASPATTAFIEARNLWQEYGDQVVLERLNLKVNEGEFCTLVGASGCGKSTFLRMLLGQERPSRGELLLRGQVLPNEPDPSRGVVFQRYSVFPHLSVLDNVALGLELPKSKLLGRLFGAAKREARERAAEILTKVGLGHALNRYPSALSGGMQQRLAIAQALVMQPRMLLLDEPFGALDPGIRKDMHALLLELWQETRLTVFMVTHDLSEGFSLGTRLLVFDKVRHDPQAPGAYGARITYDIPLNAARRAQVQLPSELAERIAARNEP; encoded by the coding sequence ATGAGCGAATCCAGCGCTACGGCCGCGAGCCCGGCGACAACCGCCTTTATCGAAGCGCGCAACCTGTGGCAGGAGTACGGCGACCAGGTCGTGCTCGAACGCCTCAACCTCAAGGTGAATGAAGGCGAATTCTGCACCCTGGTCGGCGCCTCCGGCTGTGGCAAGTCCACCTTCCTGCGCATGCTCCTCGGCCAGGAACGCCCGAGCCGCGGCGAACTGCTGCTGCGTGGTCAGGTGCTGCCCAACGAGCCCGATCCGAGCCGGGGTGTGGTGTTCCAGCGTTACTCGGTATTTCCGCATCTGAGCGTGCTGGACAACGTCGCCCTCGGTCTGGAGCTGCCGAAGTCGAAGCTGCTGGGCCGGCTGTTCGGTGCCGCCAAGCGCGAGGCCCGCGAGCGCGCTGCGGAAATCCTCACCAAGGTCGGCCTCGGCCATGCCCTGAACAGATACCCCAGCGCACTCTCCGGTGGCATGCAGCAACGCCTGGCCATCGCCCAGGCGCTGGTGATGCAACCGCGCATGCTGCTGCTCGACGAGCCCTTCGGCGCCCTCGACCCCGGCATCCGCAAGGACATGCACGCACTGCTGCTGGAGCTGTGGCAGGAAACCCGCCTGACCGTGTTCATGGTCACCCACGACCTGTCCGAAGGCTTCAGCCTCGGCACCCGCCTGCTGGTGTTCGACAAGGTACGCCACGACCCGCAGGCGCCCGGTGCATACGGGGCGCGGATCACCTATGACATTCCGCTGAACGCGGCGCGCCGGGCGCAGGTGCAACTGCCCAGCGAGCTGGCCGAGCGTATCGCCGCGCGCAACGAACCGTAG
- a CDS encoding putative urea ABC transporter substrate-binding protein, translating to MSIRSLLTALLCACLLGAPTAQAAPKTFKLCWSIFAGWMPWGYAAEQGIVKKWADKYGIDIQVQEVPDYVGSIERYSAGQFDACTMTNMDALTIPAAAGKDSTALIIGDFSNGADGLLLRGSGLRIQDLKGKSVLLVENSVSHYLLSRALEWALLEESDVTIINVSDTEIAEAFLAGKGDAVITWNPILSEIRRKAEVSQVFSSNLIPGEILDLTVVDSQTLAQHPEFGRALTGAWFETQRLLGLPTPAGREARARMAAAADTTAEDFEAQLGTLRSFYSPRTALNFARTGKLPDLMQRVARFADAHGLLGKSGLGLTNLGIAFSGERTLGNPQRILLRFNHDYMQLAADGAL from the coding sequence ATGTCCATTCGCTCCCTGCTCACCGCCCTGCTCTGCGCCTGTCTGCTCGGCGCTCCAACGGCCCAGGCCGCGCCCAAGACCTTCAAGCTGTGCTGGTCGATCTTCGCCGGCTGGATGCCCTGGGGCTATGCCGCCGAACAGGGCATCGTGAAGAAGTGGGCAGACAAGTACGGCATCGACATTCAGGTGCAGGAAGTGCCGGATTACGTCGGTTCCATCGAGCGCTACAGCGCCGGCCAGTTCGACGCCTGCACCATGACCAACATGGATGCCCTGACCATTCCCGCCGCCGCCGGCAAGGACAGCACCGCGCTGATCATCGGCGACTTCTCCAACGGCGCCGACGGCCTGCTGCTGCGCGGCAGCGGCCTGCGAATCCAGGACCTCAAGGGCAAGAGCGTGCTGCTGGTGGAGAACTCGGTGTCGCATTACCTGCTCAGCCGCGCGCTGGAGTGGGCCCTGCTCGAGGAGAGCGACGTGACCATCATCAACGTCTCCGACACCGAAATCGCCGAGGCCTTCCTCGCCGGCAAGGGCGACGCGGTGATCACCTGGAACCCGATCCTCTCCGAGATCCGCCGCAAGGCCGAGGTCAGCCAGGTGTTCAGCTCCAATCTGATTCCCGGTGAAATCCTCGACCTCACCGTGGTCGACAGCCAGACCCTGGCGCAGCACCCGGAGTTCGGCCGCGCACTGACCGGCGCCTGGTTCGAGACCCAGCGCCTGCTCGGCCTGCCCACCCCGGCCGGGCGCGAGGCCCGGGCCAGAATGGCGGCCGCTGCCGACACCACCGCAGAAGATTTCGAGGCCCAGTTGGGCACCCTGCGCTCGTTCTACTCGCCGCGCACCGCGCTGAACTTCGCGCGCACCGGCAAGCTGCCGGATCTGATGCAACGGGTGGCGCGCTTCGCCGATGCCCACGGCCTGCTGGGCAAGAGCGGCTTGGGGCTGACCAATCTGGGGATCGCCTTTAGCGGCGAACGGACTTTGGGTAACCCACAGCGCATCCTGCTGCGTTTCAATCACGACTACATGCAGTTGGCCGCCGACGGCGCACTCTGA
- a CDS encoding LysR family transcriptional regulator, translating to MNDLRQLRHFVALAEHGHFARAAEAVHLSQPALSRSIQALEAQLGCSLVDRHSRGISLTAHGQLVLEHARRLLAGSLALSNAVNQLGNLEAGELRLGAGPYPAARLIPQALGQLLQRYPRVQVKLDIGNWLELRDSLLDSAIELFVADIRELQGDTQLQIEPLRVHRGVLFCRPAHPLLQRRDLQPRDLLDFPLAGTQLPQAVERSLGHASGRAQPLSVQCDNFLVLKRLVADSDVLSMAPWDVIAEEVAAGQLSLLPLAPASLQQQSAYGLVSRAGHSLSPAAQAMVEEIRQLDAATPRVAG from the coding sequence ATGAACGACCTACGCCAGCTTCGTCACTTCGTGGCCCTCGCCGAACACGGTCACTTCGCCCGTGCCGCCGAGGCCGTGCACCTCAGCCAGCCGGCGTTGAGCCGCAGCATCCAGGCCCTGGAGGCGCAGCTCGGCTGCAGCCTGGTGGACCGCCATAGCCGCGGCATCAGCCTGACCGCCCACGGCCAACTGGTGCTGGAACATGCCCGCCGCCTGTTGGCCGGCAGCCTGGCGTTGAGCAATGCGGTCAACCAGCTGGGCAATCTTGAAGCCGGCGAGCTGCGCCTCGGCGCCGGCCCCTACCCGGCCGCGCGGTTGATACCGCAGGCCCTCGGGCAATTGCTGCAGCGGTATCCGCGGGTGCAGGTGAAGCTGGACATCGGCAACTGGCTGGAACTGCGCGACAGCCTGCTGGACTCGGCCATCGAGCTGTTCGTCGCCGATATCCGCGAGCTGCAGGGTGATACGCAGCTGCAGATCGAACCGCTGCGCGTGCATCGGGGCGTGCTGTTCTGCCGCCCGGCGCACCCGTTACTGCAGCGGCGCGATCTGCAACCGCGCGACCTGCTGGACTTTCCCCTGGCCGGCACGCAGTTGCCGCAGGCGGTCGAGCGCAGCCTGGGTCACGCCAGCGGACGCGCGCAACCCTTGAGCGTGCAGTGCGACAACTTTCTCGTGCTCAAGCGCCTGGTGGCCGACAGCGACGTGCTGAGCATGGCGCCTTGGGACGTGATCGCCGAAGAGGTCGCAGCCGGCCAACTGAGCCTGCTGCCGCTGGCCCCGGCGAGCCTGCAGCAGCAGTCGGCCTATGGCCTGGTCAGCCGCGCCGGACACAGCCTGTCGCCGGCGGCGCAGGCCATGGTCGAGGAGATTCGTCAGCTGGATGCAGCGACTCCGCGCGTGGCGGGTTGA
- the uca gene encoding urea carboxylase: MFDKLLIANRGAIACRILRTLRQLNVSGVAVYAEADAASLHIQQADEAFCLGDGPAAQTYLVVDKILAAAKACGAQAIHPGYGFLSENAAFAEACEAAGIAFVGPTPEQLRVFGLKHTARALAKQHGVPMLEGTELLENLDAALKAGEQVGYPVMLKSTAGGGGIGMRVCRSAAELSEAFEAVKRLGQNNFSDSGVFIEKYIQRARHLEVQVFGDGQGEVLALGVRDCSVQRRNQKVLEETPAPNLPAGMNEALCAAAIKLAKAVNYRSAGTVEFVYDSEAERFYFLEVNTRLQVEHGVTEQVWGVDLVRWMIELAAGDLPPLSELAKGLKPNGHAIQARLYAEDPGRDFQPSPGLLTAVTFPPTDGEALRIDTWVEAGCEIPPYFDPMIAKLITWAQSREEASHALDQALAGTLLYGVECNRDYLRQILSDAPFASGHPWTRCLENLVYQASTFEVLGAGTQTSVQDYPGRLGYWAVGVPPSGPMDDRALRLGNRLLGNAEGAAGLEITMSGPTLRFNTDAVVAVTGAEIPLSIDGLEQPMNTALLIEAGSTLTLGTIAGSGARSYLSVRGGIQVPDYLGSKSTFTLGQFGGHGGRALRAGDVLHLLPLADTGSGAQLPAELCPSLPAVRELRVIYGPHGTPEYFTPAYVDSFLATEWEVHFNSSRTGVRLIGPKPEWVRDSGGEAGLHPSNIHDNPYAIGAVDFTGDMPVILGPDGPSLGGFVCLVTIIEADLWQLGQLKAGDKVRFVPVDIATARELAKASASECTSLCGSGFSRDAGNTEIADKSAPTDATVARMQSGENAAPESRIASGLQSPIVLDIGQADTRLVARLSGDTHLLLEIGQPELDLVLRFRGHALMQALEAKRLAGVIDLTPGIRSLQVHYQPETLPLQRLLDLVAGEWDAVCAAKDLKVPSRIVHLPLSWDDPACQLAIEKYMTTVRKDAPWCPSNLEFIRRINDLPNLDEVYRTVFDASYLVMGLGDVYLGAPVATPLDPRHRLVTTKYNPARTWTAENSVGIGGAYMCVYGMEGPGGYQFVGRTLQMWNRYREVEAFDGKPWLLRFFDQIRFYPVSADELLRIRRDFPLGRYPLRIEHSELALADYQQFLDEEAEGIAAFRQQQRAAFDAERQRWIESGQAHFEVEEVAAELGDDAPLGAGQHGIDSHIAGNLWQVQVEAGAQVQAGDVLVILESMKMEIPLTAPVAGTVREVRVQPGSPVRAGQRVVVLEEA; encoded by the coding sequence ATGTTCGACAAACTCCTGATCGCCAACCGTGGCGCCATTGCCTGCCGCATCCTGCGCACCCTGCGTCAACTGAACGTCAGCGGCGTAGCCGTGTATGCCGAGGCAGACGCTGCCAGCCTGCATATCCAGCAGGCCGATGAAGCCTTCTGCCTCGGCGACGGCCCCGCCGCGCAGACCTACCTGGTGGTCGACAAGATTCTCGCCGCGGCCAAGGCCTGCGGCGCGCAGGCCATCCATCCCGGCTACGGCTTTCTCTCCGAGAACGCCGCCTTCGCCGAAGCCTGCGAAGCCGCCGGCATAGCCTTCGTCGGCCCCACGCCCGAGCAACTGCGCGTATTCGGCCTCAAGCACACCGCCCGCGCCCTGGCCAAGCAACATGGCGTGCCCATGCTCGAAGGCACCGAATTGCTGGAAAACCTCGACGCCGCGCTCAAGGCCGGCGAACAGGTCGGCTACCCGGTGATGCTGAAAAGCACTGCCGGCGGTGGCGGCATCGGCATGCGCGTCTGCCGCTCGGCCGCCGAACTCAGCGAAGCCTTCGAGGCGGTCAAGCGCCTGGGGCAGAACAACTTCAGCGACAGCGGCGTATTTATCGAGAAGTACATCCAGCGCGCCCGCCACCTGGAAGTGCAGGTATTCGGCGACGGCCAGGGCGAGGTGCTCGCCCTCGGCGTGCGCGACTGCTCGGTACAACGGCGCAACCAGAAGGTGCTGGAAGAAACACCGGCACCGAACCTGCCCGCCGGCATGAATGAGGCGCTGTGCGCGGCGGCGATCAAGCTGGCCAAGGCGGTGAATTACCGTAGCGCCGGCACCGTCGAATTCGTCTACGACAGCGAGGCCGAGCGCTTCTACTTCCTCGAAGTGAACACCCGTCTGCAGGTCGAGCACGGCGTCACCGAACAGGTGTGGGGCGTCGACCTGGTGCGCTGGATGATCGAACTGGCGGCCGGCGATCTACCGCCGCTGAGCGAACTGGCCAAAGGCCTGAAGCCCAACGGCCACGCCATCCAGGCACGCCTGTACGCCGAAGATCCGGGCCGGGATTTTCAGCCCAGCCCCGGCCTGCTGACTGCCGTGACCTTCCCGCCCACTGACGGCGAGGCCCTGCGTATCGACACCTGGGTCGAAGCCGGCTGCGAGATTCCGCCCTACTTCGACCCGATGATCGCCAAGCTGATCACCTGGGCGCAAAGCCGCGAAGAAGCCTCCCATGCGCTGGATCAGGCCCTGGCAGGCACCCTGCTCTACGGCGTGGAATGCAACCGCGACTACCTGCGCCAGATCCTTAGCGATGCGCCTTTCGCCAGCGGCCATCCCTGGACCCGCTGCCTGGAAAACCTCGTCTATCAGGCCAGCACCTTCGAAGTGCTCGGCGCCGGCACCCAAACCAGCGTGCAGGACTATCCCGGCCGCCTCGGCTACTGGGCCGTGGGCGTACCGCCGTCCGGGCCGATGGATGATCGCGCCCTGCGCCTGGGCAACCGCCTGCTGGGCAACGCAGAGGGCGCCGCCGGCCTGGAAATCACCATGAGCGGCCCGACCCTGCGCTTCAATACGGACGCCGTGGTCGCCGTCACCGGCGCCGAGATTCCGCTGAGCATCGATGGCTTAGAACAGCCGATGAACACCGCCCTGCTGATCGAGGCCGGCAGCACCCTGACGCTCGGCACCATCGCAGGCAGCGGCGCGCGCAGCTACCTGAGCGTTCGCGGCGGCATTCAGGTGCCGGATTACCTGGGCAGCAAGAGCACCTTTACCCTCGGCCAGTTCGGCGGCCATGGCGGCCGTGCACTGCGCGCCGGCGACGTGCTGCACCTGCTGCCGCTGGCCGATACCGGCAGCGGCGCGCAACTGCCCGCCGAACTCTGCCCATCCCTGCCGGCCGTACGCGAACTGCGCGTGATCTACGGCCCGCACGGCACGCCGGAATACTTCACACCCGCCTATGTCGACAGCTTCCTCGCCACCGAGTGGGAAGTGCACTTCAACTCCAGCCGCACCGGCGTGCGCCTGATCGGGCCGAAACCGGAATGGGTGCGCGACAGCGGCGGCGAAGCCGGCCTGCACCCGTCCAATATTCACGACAACCCCTACGCCATCGGCGCGGTAGATTTTACCGGCGACATGCCGGTGATCCTCGGCCCGGACGGCCCCAGCCTGGGCGGCTTCGTCTGCCTGGTGACTATCATCGAGGCCGACCTGTGGCAGCTCGGCCAGCTCAAGGCCGGCGACAAGGTACGCTTCGTGCCGGTGGATATCGCCACGGCACGGGAGTTGGCCAAAGCCAGTGCCAGCGAATGCACCAGCCTTTGTGGGAGCGGCTTCAGCCGCGATGCAGGCAACACCGAAATCGCGGATAAATCCGCTCCTACAGACGCGACCGTAGCCCGGATGCAATCCGGGGAAAACGCAGCGCCTGAATCCCGGATTGCATCCGGGCTACAAAGCCCCATCGTCCTCGACATCGGCCAGGCCGACACCCGCCTGGTCGCACGCCTGTCCGGCGACACCCACCTGCTGCTGGAAATTGGCCAGCCGGAACTGGACCTGGTGCTGCGCTTCCGTGGCCACGCGCTGATGCAGGCGCTGGAGGCCAAGCGGCTCGCCGGCGTGATCGACCTCACCCCCGGCATTCGCTCGCTGCAGGTGCACTACCAGCCGGAAACCCTGCCGCTGCAGCGCCTGCTCGACCTAGTCGCCGGCGAGTGGGACGCGGTATGCGCCGCCAAGGATCTGAAGGTGCCGTCGCGCATCGTCCACCTGCCGCTGTCCTGGGACGACCCGGCCTGCCAGCTGGCCATCGAGAAATACATGACCACCGTGCGCAAGGACGCCCCCTGGTGCCCGAGCAACCTGGAGTTCATCCGCCGCATCAACGACCTGCCGAACCTCGACGAGGTGTACCGCACCGTGTTCGACGCCAGCTACCTGGTGATGGGCCTGGGCGACGTCTATCTCGGCGCGCCGGTGGCCACGCCGCTGGACCCGCGCCATCGCCTGGTCACCACCAAGTACAACCCGGCGCGCACCTGGACGGCGGAGAACTCCGTCGGCATCGGCGGCGCCTATATGTGCGTGTACGGCATGGAAGGCCCCGGCGGCTATCAGTTCGTCGGCCGTACCCTGCAGATGTGGAACCGCTACCGCGAGGTCGAGGCCTTCGACGGCAAGCCCTGGCTGCTGCGCTTCTTCGACCAGATCCGCTTCTACCCGGTGAGTGCCGACGAACTGCTGCGCATCCGCCGCGACTTCCCACTGGGCCGCTACCCGCTGCGCATCGAGCACAGCGAACTGGCCCTGGCCGACTACCAGCAGTTTCTCGATGAAGAAGCAGAGGGCATCGCCGCCTTCCGCCAGCAGCAGCGCGCGGCTTTCGATGCCGAGCGCCAGCGATGGATCGAATCGGGTCAGGCGCATTTCGAAGTCGAGGAAGTGGCCGCCGAGCTTGGCGATGATGCGCCGCTGGGGGCCGGTCAGCACGGCATCGACAGCCATATCGCCGGCAACCTCTGGCAGGTGCAGGTGGAAGCCGGCGCACAGGTGCAGGCCGGCGACGTGCTGGTGATTCTCGAATCGATGAAGATGGAGATTCCGCTGACCGCACCGGTGGCCGGCACCGTGCGCGAGGTGCGTGTGCAGCCCGGCTCGCCGGTACGCGCCGGGCAGCGCGTGGTGGTGCTGGAAGAGGCCTGA